A region of Anopheles merus strain MAF chromosome 2R, AmerM5.1, whole genome shotgun sequence DNA encodes the following proteins:
- the LOC121588625 gene encoding uncharacterized protein LOC121588625 isoform X2, producing MCSGATFKALCYFYAGCNMFMSISGIMNANRVSAIIGYDNCTDAQLGPIDHRLAADGPPGATCNQFTYTFLVAASGLDCLMSLVLTVAIALRKTLLLKLYTLHLWCHMSFCFYCWLAILLAFRGAINSSTLLSVWGVVFILASVYFAMEVWITRGAYEAVRVERAKLKQIAMAPEPGPGDMLLSMGGFIF from the exons ATGTGCTCCGGGGCGACATTTAAAGCGCTGTGCTACTTCTACGCGGGCTGTAACATGTTTATGTCAATCAGTGGCATCATGAACGCGAACCGCGTTAGTGCAATTATCGGGTACGATAATTGCACCGACGCCCAGCTCGGCCCTATCGATCACAGGTTGGCGGCTGATGGACCGCCGGGCGCAACGTGCAATCAGT TCACATACACCTTTCTGGTAGCTGCGAGTGGGCTGGACTGTCTGATGTCGCTCGTACTGACGGTGGCCATTGCGTTG CGAAAAACATTGCTGCTGAAGCTGTACACGCTACACCTGTGGTGTCATATGTCATTCTGCTTCTACTGCTGGTTGGCAATCCTGCTCGCCTTCCGCGGTGCGATCAACTCCAGCACGCTGCTCTCCGTGTGGGGCGTCGTGTTCATACTGGCCAGCG TTTACTTCGCGATGGAAGTCTGGATAACGCGGGGAGCCTACGAAGCCGTACGGGTGGAACGGGCGAAACTGAAGCAGATTGCAATGGCACCGGAGCCCGGCCCCGGTGATATGCTGCTGAGCATGGGTGGATTTATCTTCTGA
- the LOC121588625 gene encoding uncharacterized protein LOC121588625 isoform X1 gives MCSGATFKALCYFYAGCNMFMSISGIMNANRVSAIIGYDNCTDAQLGPIDHRLAADGPPGATCNQFTYTFLVAASGLDCLMSLVLTVAIALILPIHHKRKTLLLKLYTLHLWCHMSFCFYCWLAILLAFRGAINSSTLLSVWGVVFILASVYFAMEVWITRGAYEAVRVERAKLKQIAMAPEPGPGDMLLSMGGFIF, from the exons ATGTGCTCCGGGGCGACATTTAAAGCGCTGTGCTACTTCTACGCGGGCTGTAACATGTTTATGTCAATCAGTGGCATCATGAACGCGAACCGCGTTAGTGCAATTATCGGGTACGATAATTGCACCGACGCCCAGCTCGGCCCTATCGATCACAGGTTGGCGGCTGATGGACCGCCGGGCGCAACGTGCAATCAGT TCACATACACCTTTCTGGTAGCTGCGAGTGGGCTGGACTGTCTGATGTCGCTCGTACTGACGGTGGCCATTGCGTTG ATTCTTCCCATACATCACAAGCGAAAAACATTGCTGCTGAAGCTGTACACGCTACACCTGTGGTGTCATATGTCATTCTGCTTCTACTGCTGGTTGGCAATCCTGCTCGCCTTCCGCGGTGCGATCAACTCCAGCACGCTGCTCTCCGTGTGGGGCGTCGTGTTCATACTGGCCAGCG TTTACTTCGCGATGGAAGTCTGGATAACGCGGGGAGCCTACGAAGCCGTACGGGTGGAACGGGCGAAACTGAAGCAGATTGCAATGGCACCGGAGCCCGGCCCCGGTGATATGCTGCTGAGCATGGGTGGATTTATCTTCTGA
- the LOC121588017 gene encoding uncharacterized protein LOC121588017 isoform X1, whose product MCTRDCYRVFGYFLGFLWMVSAVYYTTETVELLKLMRLRCDKVSGSLRAPDDGDDDAAPDAGPARLQFSTEMIARVCEFYTHLDVFLPYHIITTIIKMTPGVLLVVGIFKNNITLVQVFAVYGLLEECFFVIVFSKIFAVIQAINTSVWIYWIIVIFCLKLFFAIWILLGVYAAIQPRSRASRPPRV is encoded by the exons ATGTGTACTCGCGACTGTTACCGTGTGTTTGGCTACTTTCTCGGCTTTCTGTGGATGGTCAGTGCCGTGTACTATACGACCGAAACGGTCGAACTGCTGAAGCTGATGCGGTTACGGTGCGATAAGGTGTCCGGGTCGTTACGTGCTCCGGACGACGGCGATGACGACGCCGCGCCGGACGCCGGTCCGGCTCGGTTACAGTTTAGCACGGAAATGATTGCCCGCGTGTGTGAGTTCTATACCCATCTGGATGTGTTTTTACCGTACCACATCATCACGACCATCATCAAAATGACGCCCGGTGTACTGCTGGTGGTTGGAATATTTAAG AACAACATCACGCTAGTGCAGGTGTTTGCGGTGTACGGTCTGCTCGAGGAGTGTTTCTTTGTGATTGTGTTTTCGAAAATATTTGCCGTCATACAAGCGATCAACACGTCCGTCTGGATCTATTGGATTATTGTAATATTTTGCT TGAAGCTGTTTTTCGCCATCTGGATACTGTTGGGTGTGTATGCGGCGATACAGCCCCGCAGCAGGGCATCCCGTCCTCCGCGCGTTTAA
- the LOC121588017 gene encoding uncharacterized protein LOC121588017 isoform X3, producing MCTRDCYRVFGYFLGFLWMVSAVYYTTETVELLKLMRLRCDKVSGSLRAPDDGDDDAAPDAGPARLQFSTEMIARVCEFYTHLDVFLPYHIITTIIKMTPGVLLVVGIFKNNITLVQVFAVYGLLEECFFVIVFSKIFAVIQAINTSVWIYWII from the exons ATGTGTACTCGCGACTGTTACCGTGTGTTTGGCTACTTTCTCGGCTTTCTGTGGATGGTCAGTGCCGTGTACTATACGACCGAAACGGTCGAACTGCTGAAGCTGATGCGGTTACGGTGCGATAAGGTGTCCGGGTCGTTACGTGCTCCGGACGACGGCGATGACGACGCCGCGCCGGACGCCGGTCCGGCTCGGTTACAGTTTAGCACGGAAATGATTGCCCGCGTGTGTGAGTTCTATACCCATCTGGATGTGTTTTTACCGTACCACATCATCACGACCATCATCAAAATGACGCCCGGTGTACTGCTGGTGGTTGGAATATTTAAG AACAACATCACGCTAGTGCAGGTGTTTGCGGTGTACGGTCTGCTCGAGGAGTGTTTCTTTGTGATTGTGTTTTCGAAAATATTTGCCGTCATACAAGCGATCAACACGTCCGTCTGGATCTATTGGATTATT TGA
- the LOC121588017 gene encoding uncharacterized protein LOC121588017 isoform X2, whose product MCTRDCYRVFGYFLGFLWMVSAVYYTTETVELLKLMRLRCDKVSGSLRAPDDGDDDAAPDAGPARLQFSTEMIARVCEFYTHLDVFLPYHIITTIIKMTPGVLLVVGIFKRWAIFTILYLVGRFTRICFFFVSKRVDSRAMNFQLDCYKGLHCIQNRCCNLC is encoded by the exons ATGTGTACTCGCGACTGTTACCGTGTGTTTGGCTACTTTCTCGGCTTTCTGTGGATGGTCAGTGCCGTGTACTATACGACCGAAACGGTCGAACTGCTGAAGCTGATGCGGTTACGGTGCGATAAGGTGTCCGGGTCGTTACGTGCTCCGGACGACGGCGATGACGACGCCGCGCCGGACGCCGGTCCGGCTCGGTTACAGTTTAGCACGGAAATGATTGCCCGCGTGTGTGAGTTCTATACCCATCTGGATGTGTTTTTACCGTACCACATCATCACGACCATCATCAAAATGACGCCCGGTGTACTGCTGGTGGTTGGAATATTTAAG CGTTGGGCCATATTTACAATCTTGTATCTCGTTGGTAGATTCACTagaatctgttttttttttgtatcgaaGCGAGTGGATTCAAGGGCTATGAATTTTCAACTGGATTGCTACAAAGGATTGCATTGTATTCAAAATCGTTGCTGCAATTTATGTTGA